A window of Costertonia aggregata contains these coding sequences:
- the speD gene encoding adenosylmethionine decarboxylase, with protein sequence MYIGMHATWDVYNCDANKLSFVPHIKKTLHAITATLGLEEINEAFKQFEPIGVTGFILLAESHISIHTWPEHNYAAVDVFSCKPFDVGIVTKALKVLLASDEVKANVLERGKLSVAKKTSLPPK encoded by the coding sequence TTGTACATAGGAATGCATGCCACATGGGACGTTTACAACTGCGATGCGAACAAGCTCTCATTTGTGCCCCATATCAAAAAGACCCTTCATGCGATAACCGCTACTTTAGGGTTAGAGGAAATAAACGAGGCCTTTAAACAGTTTGAACCGATCGGCGTTACCGGATTTATTTTATTGGCAGAAAGCCATATCAGTATTCATACCTGGCCAGAACATAATTACGCTGCCGTGGATGTTTTTTCCTGTAAACCTTTTGATGTTGGTATTGTCACCAAAGCTTTGAAGGTACTTTTGGCATCTGATGAGGTAAAGGCCAATGTTCTTGAAAGGGGAAAGTTGAGCGTCGCCAAAAAAACATCGTTACCACCTAAATAA
- a CDS encoding glutathionylspermidine synthase family protein, producing the protein MVQGSRLDRLEDSRFKEVKRLKKKQLPHQLHWYLKQDYFSEELLGIHRFQIENFQRICTEAFLLFEKATQKILDEKRLNEFSIPPFFEECIYHSWNNRDKHPFLLGRFDVNGGLKNNDAKIIEFNADTCSTLPETVLWQDLQHQQLPLGNSQFNNLSHDIGEILLKLKHKISHDEPFILGSSFGYKEDILNVNTILDIGHENGFKSFYVNLEEVIFSHEEGILYEINGEYQIADIWFKMIPWDWMFTDEPQLAKDLSAIIRKDLCTVLNPAYAALWQNKKFLAYITRHFPNDYIAETFIEKPLLQEFVTKPHYGRLGENIEIKGKETTLSKGDYAHQDRVYQRFHPLEQDREEYYYQTGIFYTDKPSALNLRTQENLIITDDCEFMSHFII; encoded by the coding sequence ATGGTTCAGGGAAGTCGTTTAGATCGTTTGGAGGATAGTCGGTTCAAAGAAGTAAAACGACTTAAAAAGAAACAGTTGCCCCACCAATTGCATTGGTATCTTAAGCAAGATTACTTTTCCGAAGAACTTCTGGGCATCCATAGGTTTCAGATAGAGAATTTTCAACGCATTTGTACCGAAGCTTTTTTGCTTTTTGAAAAAGCTACCCAAAAAATATTGGATGAAAAAAGATTGAATGAATTTTCAATACCTCCTTTTTTCGAAGAATGTATTTACCATAGCTGGAACAATAGGGACAAACACCCTTTTTTACTGGGTAGGTTTGATGTAAACGGCGGATTAAAAAACAATGACGCTAAAATTATAGAGTTCAATGCCGATACTTGTAGCACGCTGCCCGAAACGGTTCTTTGGCAAGATCTACAGCATCAGCAGTTACCCTTGGGCAATTCCCAATTCAACAATCTATCTCATGATATAGGGGAAATTTTGCTCAAGTTGAAGCATAAAATTTCACACGACGAACCCTTTATTTTGGGCTCTTCCTTTGGGTATAAAGAGGATATCCTTAACGTGAACACAATTTTGGATATCGGCCATGAAAACGGATTTAAATCTTTCTACGTTAACCTTGAAGAGGTGATTTTCTCGCATGAAGAAGGCATACTTTATGAAATTAATGGGGAATATCAAATTGCCGACATATGGTTTAAAATGATACCCTGGGATTGGATGTTTACCGATGAACCCCAACTGGCCAAAGATCTATCCGCAATCATTCGCAAAGATTTGTGCACTGTTTTAAACCCCGCGTATGCAGCCCTATGGCAGAATAAAAAATTCTTGGCCTATATTACGAGACATTTTCCCAACGATTACATTGCGGAAACTTTTATAGAAAAACCTTTGTTACAAGAATTTGTGACCAAACCCCATTATGGGCGATTGGGCGAGAATATAGAAATCAAGGGCAAAGAGACTACTTTGTCAAAAGGTGACTATGCACATCAAGATAGAGTGTATCAAAGGTTTCATCCTTTGGAGCAAGATAGGGAGGAATATTATTACCAAACCGGGATTTTTTATACCGATAAGCCTTCGGCACTCAATCTGAGGACCCAAGAAAATTTAATAATTACCGATGATTGCGAATTTATGTCGCATTTTATTATTTAG
- a CDS encoding polyamine aminopropyltransferase, producing the protein MRKKILLSFAVFVAGLCSIVYELLVSTTATYFLGDGVRQFSIIIGIYLFSMGIGAFLSKFLTKMPLRFFVHIEFLLGLIGGISVPLLYFLFVNVNSITLQILCLVIIFIIGLLTGMEVPLLTFASNEVDFKNNLSNVLSLDYIGGLLATLLFPFILLPFVGLFYSSLIFGIFNIVLGLVLNHFFLKKSKKTLFLGLLSMTVLFAIVFSGGRLLKIWDDAIYKNPIVLNTQTPYQKIVVTKKQEDIRLYLNRVIQFSSADEYRYHEPLVHVPLTLHKNPKSVLILGGGENLASREVLKYPSVEKIDVVDIDSTMFHLAKNNSFFKEINQGAALNKRVNLITEDAFTFLYNYPNSYDVIIADLPDPVNEAIARLYSRQFFLLAKAKLKEDGLFVTQSGEIYFSNSVFSCINNTLKDVFEYKLPYHNYIPSFGDWGFVLASRNPIDITVKKRNLPQNLQFLTDEQYQMAFLFPKDIEIAQTQKNTLDSPVILNYFLEDWNKWKTDLQSGTK; encoded by the coding sequence ATGAGAAAGAAAATTCTTTTGTCTTTTGCCGTCTTCGTTGCTGGCCTTTGTTCTATTGTTTATGAACTTTTGGTCAGTACAACGGCTACCTATTTTTTGGGCGACGGGGTAAGACAATTTTCTATTATAATCGGAATTTACTTATTTTCTATGGGAATTGGTGCATTTTTGTCCAAGTTTTTAACTAAAATGCCGCTACGCTTTTTTGTGCATATTGAGTTTTTGTTGGGATTGATCGGTGGTATATCGGTGCCTTTGTTATATTTTTTGTTCGTAAACGTAAATTCAATCACGCTACAGATTTTATGTTTGGTGATTATATTCATCATAGGTCTACTTACGGGTATGGAAGTTCCCTTGCTCACCTTTGCCTCAAACGAGGTGGATTTTAAAAATAATCTTTCCAATGTACTTTCATTGGATTATATAGGAGGCTTATTGGCCACTTTGCTTTTCCCTTTTATTCTATTGCCTTTTGTTGGGCTTTTTTATTCGTCGTTGATATTCGGGATTTTTAATATAGTATTGGGGTTGGTATTGAACCATTTTTTCTTGAAAAAATCCAAAAAGACCCTGTTTTTGGGGCTACTGTCAATGACGGTACTTTTCGCGATCGTATTTTCTGGTGGAAGACTTTTAAAGATATGGGACGACGCCATTTACAAAAACCCAATTGTACTCAATACCCAAACGCCCTATCAAAAAATTGTGGTAACCAAAAAACAAGAGGATATCAGATTGTATTTGAACAGGGTAATACAATTTTCTTCGGCGGATGAATATAGATACCACGAACCCTTGGTTCATGTACCGTTAACGTTGCATAAAAACCCTAAATCGGTTTTAATTTTGGGGGGTGGGGAAAATTTGGCCAGCAGAGAAGTACTAAAATACCCGAGTGTCGAGAAAATTGATGTGGTAGATATTGACAGTACCATGTTTCATCTGGCGAAGAACAACTCCTTTTTTAAGGAAATTAACCAGGGCGCCGCATTAAACAAAAGGGTTAATTTAATTACCGAGGATGCTTTCACGTTTTTATATAATTATCCCAATTCGTATGATGTTATCATAGCCGATTTGCCCGATCCGGTAAATGAAGCCATTGCACGGTTGTACAGCAGACAGTTTTTTTTATTGGCAAAGGCCAAATTGAAAGAGGATGGTCTTTTTGTGACACAATCCGGTGAAATTTATTTTTCAAATTCGGTCTTTAGCTGTATAAACAACACATTGAAAGATGTATTTGAATACAAGCTTCCGTATCACAATTACATACCTTCTTTTGGCGATTGGGGTTTTGTATTGGCCAGTAGAAACCCTATCGATATAACAGTTAAAAAAAGAAACCTTCCTCAAAATCTACAATTTTTGACCGATGAACAATATCAAATGGCTTTTCTTTTTCCAAAGGATATTGAAATTGCACAAACCCAAAAAAATACTTTGGACAGCCCCGTGATACTCAACTATTTTTTGGAGGATTGGAACAAATGGAAAACCGATTTACAATCAGGTACCAAATAA
- a CDS encoding head GIN domain-containing protein: MKKSTSLALILLFTLSATAQWGKRIKGNGNMKTIERSIGDYESISLSGWFDVDLVSGNEGEITLRGEENLLEYIKTEVKNGKLVIKTEKGVNLKPSNWKSGIKVTVPVESIEGIAISGSGDIVGKTIIRSERLKTSMSGSGNLTMDVETDYLSVSMSGSGDMDFAGSTKDFDVSISGSGDVEAYGLEADNVTASVSGSADIQVTVNKVLKARVSGSGDISYRGNPEKIDTKTSGSGDISKG; encoded by the coding sequence ATGAAAAAATCAACATCACTTGCCCTAATACTATTGTTTACACTGTCGGCCACTGCCCAATGGGGAAAACGTATCAAAGGAAACGGAAATATGAAAACCATAGAAAGGTCTATCGGCGATTATGAATCTATATCGCTTTCAGGCTGGTTTGATGTAGATTTGGTATCAGGCAATGAAGGGGAAATTACATTACGGGGCGAGGAAAATCTTTTGGAGTACATTAAAACAGAAGTAAAAAACGGAAAACTTGTTATTAAAACCGAAAAAGGGGTCAATCTAAAACCTTCAAACTGGAAAAGTGGTATCAAGGTCACGGTGCCTGTAGAAAGTATTGAGGGGATAGCCATTTCTGGTTCTGGGGATATCGTTGGAAAGACGATCATACGATCTGAGCGATTAAAGACAAGTATGTCCGGCTCGGGCAACCTTACAATGGATGTTGAGACAGATTACCTATCGGTATCGATGTCGGGTTCGGGAGATATGGATTTTGCCGGTAGCACGAAAGATTTTGACGTGAGCATATCAGGCTCTGGCGATGTAGAAGCTTATGGTTTAGAGGCTGATAACGTGACCGCCAGTGTATCCGGTTCAGCAGATATCCAAGTAACGGTAAACAAGGTCTTAAAGGCTCGGGTATCTGGCTCAGGGGATATTAGTTACAGGGGCAATCCGGAAAAGATAGATACCAAGACATCTGGTTCTGGAGATATTTCCAAAGGGTAA
- a CDS encoding DUF4097 family beta strand repeat-containing protein encodes MRTILCKYVTVLLLVLPIVLLAHDGKPRGKHTKEKTIKKEYDVNSDALLKVKNSYGNLNITSWNEDKIVIEVHVKTNGNNEEKVKQKLDEITIDFEASSSVVSARTVFNKKKNGWDWNWGNNNNVNMQINYTIKLPVKNSVHLNNDYGNIVLDRVDGHAKINCDYGRLEIGELRGRNNQLKFDYTSKSSIGYINSGEIRADYSGFTIEKAGDLMIKADYTNSTVVTMKNLQYTSDYGNMEIGEAQNVQGNGQYINVKLGTLHGNVNLTADYGSIRIKEMAEDAGNLQIRTDYTGVKIGYAPEYHFDFEINTEYAGVSGKDDFEISISNEKSTEKYYKGYHGSSNSGNMVYITSDYGGVSFNKIQSTSKN; translated from the coding sequence ATGCGAACTATACTATGTAAATATGTAACGGTGTTACTTTTGGTACTCCCTATTGTGCTTTTGGCGCATGATGGCAAACCCAGAGGAAAACACACTAAAGAAAAAACAATAAAAAAAGAGTACGATGTTAATTCAGATGCCCTTTTAAAGGTTAAAAACAGTTACGGCAATCTAAATATAACATCTTGGAACGAGGATAAAATCGTCATAGAAGTACATGTAAAGACCAATGGCAACAACGAAGAAAAAGTAAAGCAAAAACTAGACGAAATCACCATAGATTTTGAAGCTAGCAGTAGCGTAGTCTCGGCACGTACCGTTTTCAACAAAAAGAAAAACGGTTGGGATTGGAACTGGGGCAACAATAACAATGTGAACATGCAGATAAACTATACCATAAAATTACCTGTAAAAAATAGCGTTCATCTGAACAATGACTATGGCAACATTGTTTTGGACAGGGTTGATGGGCATGCCAAGATAAACTGTGATTACGGCAGGTTAGAAATTGGTGAACTTAGGGGGCGTAACAATCAATTGAAATTCGACTACACTTCAAAATCCAGTATAGGTTATATAAACAGTGGTGAGATCAGGGCAGATTATTCGGGTTTTACCATCGAGAAAGCAGGTGACCTTATGATCAAGGCAGATTATACCAATTCTACCGTAGTGACCATGAAAAACCTACAATACACTAGCGATTATGGCAATATGGAAATAGGCGAGGCGCAGAACGTTCAAGGAAATGGGCAGTACATAAACGTTAAATTGGGTACACTGCACGGCAATGTAAATTTGACCGCAGATTATGGGTCTATACGCATAAAGGAAATGGCTGAGGATGCCGGTAACTTACAAATACGTACCGATTACACTGGCGTAAAAATAGGGTATGCCCCTGAGTATCACTTTGACTTTGAAATCAATACAGAGTATGCAGGTGTTAGTGGTAAGGACGATTTTGAAATCAGTATCAGCAATGAGAAGTCAACCGAAAAGTATTATAAAGGCTATCATGGCTCTTCCAATAGTGGCAATATGGTTTATATTACCAGTGATTATGGTGGGGTATCCTTCAATAAAATTCAATCAACAAGTAAAAATTAA
- a CDS encoding RNA polymerase sigma factor, with amino-acid sequence MSHKKEHTNALLQLCLDGKQSAQLEIYNRYYKAMYNTAVRIVKDSAEAEDVMQESFLNAFTKLQSFKGEVTFGAWLKRIVINNSIYHYRKKQKQNEVGLDDIMYKVEDDDVVASDHGITELKAQKVMETMKNLKDNYRVSLTLHLIEGYDYEEISDIMNISYANCRTTISRAKESLRKKLVMA; translated from the coding sequence TTGAGCCACAAAAAAGAACATACCAACGCATTATTACAATTGTGCCTGGACGGAAAACAAAGTGCACAATTGGAAATTTACAACCGCTATTACAAGGCCATGTACAACACGGCCGTGCGAATTGTAAAGGACAGTGCCGAAGCAGAGGATGTTATGCAGGAATCGTTTTTGAACGCGTTTACAAAACTGCAATCATTCAAAGGAGAGGTTACTTTCGGAGCTTGGCTAAAACGTATCGTGATAAACAACAGTATATATCACTATCGTAAAAAGCAAAAGCAAAATGAAGTTGGTCTGGATGACATAATGTACAAGGTCGAAGATGATGATGTAGTTGCTTCAGATCATGGAATCACAGAACTAAAGGCTCAAAAAGTAATGGAAACCATGAAGAATTTGAAGGACAATTACAGAGTTTCTTTGACCTTACATTTAATAGAAGGGTATGATTATGAAGAAATAAGCGATATCATGAACATAAGCTATGCAAATTGTAGAACAACGATTTCCAGAGCGAAAGAAAGTTTACGAAAAAAATTGGTAATGGCCTGA
- the lon gene encoding endopeptidase La, protein MGNSKFENFDNMSLQGIDEDSELIPLLTPEDEEEMNNEGLPETLPILPLRNTVLFPGVVIPITAGRDKSINLIKDANKGSKVIGVVSQKDESTENPSVKDINTLGTVARILRVLKMPDGNTTVIIQGKKRFEVAEILTEKPYMTATVREANESRPDKANKEFLAIIDSIKELALRIIRNNPNIPSDASFAIKNIQSNSFLINFVSSNLNLDVKDKQELLEIPDLQERALATLKYMNVELQKLELKNDIQSKVRSDMDQQQREYFLHQQMKTIQEELGGVSYDEELEEMRKRAKSKKWDEKVATHFDKELAKMQRMNPQVAEYSIQRNYLDLFLDLPWNEFSKDKFDLERAEKILDRDHYGLEDVKKRIIEYLAVLKLRNDMKSPILCLYGPPGVGKTSLGKSVAEALGREYVRISLGGLRDEAEIRGHRKTYIGAMPGRIVQSLKKAGTSNPVFILDEIDKLSNSHQGDPSSAMLEVLDPEQNSEFYDNFLEMGYDLSKVMFIATANNLGTIQPALRDRMEIINVTGYTIEEKVEIAKRHLLPKQLKEHGLSAKHLKIGKPQLEKIVEGYTRESGVRSLEKQIAKMVRYAAKSIATEEDYNIKISTADVEKILGPARLERNKYENNEVAGVVTGLAWTSVGGDILFIESILSKGKGTLNITGNLGKVMKESATIAMEYIKSNADTFGINSEVFDKYNVHIHVPEGATPKDGPSAGITMLTSLVSLFTQRKIKKSLAMTGEITLRGKVLPVGGIKEKILAAKRARIKEIILCEENKRDILEIKEEYLKGLTFHYVTDMSEVIDLAITKGKVKNAKKL, encoded by the coding sequence ATGGGAAATTCGAAGTTTGAAAATTTTGACAATATGTCTTTGCAAGGGATTGATGAGGATTCTGAGTTGATTCCGTTATTGACACCTGAAGATGAGGAAGAAATGAACAATGAGGGGCTGCCGGAAACACTGCCTATTTTGCCGTTACGCAATACGGTGTTGTTCCCAGGTGTTGTAATACCGATAACGGCCGGGAGGGATAAGTCCATCAACCTGATAAAAGACGCGAACAAAGGCTCCAAGGTTATCGGTGTAGTTTCACAAAAGGATGAAAGCACCGAAAACCCGAGTGTAAAAGATATCAACACTTTAGGTACAGTGGCACGTATATTACGTGTATTGAAAATGCCAGACGGCAATACCACGGTAATCATACAGGGAAAAAAACGGTTTGAGGTTGCCGAAATACTTACCGAGAAACCCTATATGACCGCAACGGTACGCGAGGCTAACGAGAGCAGGCCAGATAAAGCCAATAAGGAATTTTTAGCCATAATCGATTCCATTAAAGAATTGGCGTTACGTATTATCCGTAACAATCCCAATATTCCGAGCGATGCTTCCTTTGCTATCAAGAATATCCAGAGTAATTCTTTTTTGATAAATTTTGTATCCTCCAATCTTAATTTGGACGTAAAGGACAAGCAAGAACTTTTGGAAATTCCAGATCTGCAGGAGAGAGCTCTAGCGACCCTGAAGTATATGAACGTTGAACTTCAAAAACTAGAATTGAAGAACGACATTCAGTCCAAGGTACGTAGTGATATGGACCAACAACAGCGGGAGTACTTTTTGCACCAACAAATGAAGACCATTCAGGAAGAATTGGGCGGTGTATCTTATGATGAGGAGTTGGAAGAGATGCGAAAAAGGGCAAAATCAAAAAAATGGGACGAGAAGGTTGCGACACATTTTGATAAGGAACTGGCCAAAATGCAACGCATGAACCCGCAAGTGGCAGAATACTCCATTCAAAGAAACTATTTGGATTTATTTTTGGATTTACCCTGGAACGAATTTTCCAAGGATAAATTTGATTTAGAACGTGCGGAGAAAATTTTGGATCGCGACCATTACGGTTTGGAAGATGTAAAAAAGCGTATTATCGAATACTTGGCCGTATTGAAGCTAAGGAATGATATGAAGTCACCCATTTTATGCCTATATGGCCCCCCAGGGGTAGGTAAGACCTCTTTGGGGAAATCTGTTGCAGAAGCACTGGGAAGGGAGTATGTACGCATCTCGCTGGGAGGATTGCGAGACGAAGCCGAAATACGGGGGCACCGAAAAACATATATTGGCGCAATGCCGGGTAGAATTGTACAGAGCTTAAAAAAGGCAGGGACATCCAATCCGGTATTTATCTTGGACGAAATAGACAAACTGTCCAATAGCCATCAAGGCGATCCCTCTTCTGCAATGTTGGAAGTCTTGGACCCGGAACAAAATAGTGAGTTTTACGATAATTTTTTGGAAATGGGGTATGACCTCTCCAAAGTCATGTTCATCGCCACCGCAAATAACCTGGGAACCATTCAGCCCGCCTTGCGCGACCGTATGGAGATAATCAATGTTACTGGGTATACCATCGAGGAAAAAGTTGAAATCGCCAAACGCCATCTTTTGCCAAAGCAATTGAAAGAACATGGCCTTTCTGCAAAGCACCTAAAAATAGGAAAGCCCCAATTGGAAAAAATCGTGGAAGGGTACACGCGCGAATCCGGAGTGCGTTCCCTTGAAAAACAGATTGCCAAAATGGTACGGTATGCCGCAAAATCAATCGCTACAGAAGAAGATTACAACATTAAGATCAGCACCGCCGATGTTGAGAAAATATTGGGACCAGCCCGTTTGGAGCGCAACAAGTATGAAAACAATGAGGTTGCAGGTGTGGTAACGGGATTGGCATGGACAAGTGTCGGGGGCGATATTTTGTTCATAGAATCCATTCTTTCCAAAGGAAAAGGAACTTTGAACATTACAGGAAACCTAGGTAAGGTCATGAAAGAATCGGCGACTATTGCCATGGAATATATTAAATCCAATGCCGATACTTTCGGAATCAACTCCGAAGTCTTCGATAAATACAACGTACACATTCATGTTCCGGAAGGGGCGACACCAAAAGATGGGCCAAGTGCCGGTATCACTATGTTGACCTCTTTGGTATCTTTGTTTACACAGCGTAAAATCAAAAAGAGTCTGGCAATGACAGGCGAAATTACCCTGCGGGGAAAAGTATTGCCCGTTGGTGGAATCAAGGAAAAGATATTAGCGGCCAAACGTGCCAGAATCAAAGAAATAATCCTATGCGAGGAAAATAAAAGGGATATCCTTGAAATTAAGGAAGAGTATCTTAAAGGATTGACCTTTCATTATGTTACCGATATGAGTGAAGTCATAGATTTAGCGATAACAAAAGGAAAAGTCAAGAATGCAAAAAAACTGTAA
- the cmk gene encoding (d)CMP kinase, giving the protein MNNITIAIDGYSSTGKSTISKQLAKALGYIYVDTGAMYRAVTLFAMQNDVLADTQNLIGLLPEIELKFVYNDDLGYAEMYLNGKNVEKEIRSLEVSRQVSKVAAIKAVRKKLVDLQQAMGKEKGIVMDGRDIGTVVFPDAELKIFMTASPETRAARRYKELLDKGEKVLYADVLKNVQERDYIDSHREVSPLRKAKDAIEFDNSDMGLKEQLERIHNYALRIIEKSNKKYR; this is encoded by the coding sequence ATGAATAATATAACCATAGCCATAGACGGATACTCCTCAACGGGAAAAAGTACGATTTCCAAACAACTGGCAAAGGCTTTGGGTTATATTTACGTGGATACGGGCGCTATGTATCGTGCCGTAACACTTTTCGCTATGCAAAACGATGTTCTTGCCGATACACAAAATCTTATTGGACTTCTTCCTGAAATTGAGTTGAAATTTGTGTACAATGATGATTTGGGCTACGCAGAAATGTACCTCAACGGTAAAAATGTTGAAAAAGAGATTAGGTCATTGGAGGTTTCTAGACAGGTAAGCAAAGTTGCCGCAATAAAAGCCGTAAGAAAAAAACTGGTCGATTTACAGCAGGCAATGGGGAAAGAAAAAGGAATCGTGATGGATGGCAGGGATATCGGGACCGTTGTTTTTCCTGATGCCGAGCTTAAAATTTTTATGACCGCTTCGCCAGAAACACGGGCTGCGAGACGATATAAAGAGCTGTTGGACAAAGGAGAGAAAGTGCTGTACGCCGATGTGCTTAAAAATGTACAGGAGCGTGATTATATCGATTCCCATCGTGAAGTTTCTCCGTTACGCAAGGCCAAAGATGCTATTGAATTTGATAATAGCGATATGGGCTTAAAGGAACAGCTTGAAAGAATTCACAATTATGCACTTCGGATTATTGAAAAAAGCAATAAAAAATACCGTTGA
- a CDS encoding LysM peptidoglycan-binding domain-containing protein, whose amino-acid sequence MSVKAKYQGVLDLGQQLGIKDGNVTEEGGVLKIKGQANTPYEKDLLWDKIKQLGGENASDVKANITVADDSVYHRHTVTSGESLSKIAKHYYGDAMKYKQIFEANTNILKNPDVIHPDQVLVIPNP is encoded by the coding sequence ATGAGCGTTAAAGCAAAATATCAAGGAGTCTTGGACCTTGGGCAACAATTAGGTATCAAGGATGGAAACGTTACTGAAGAAGGTGGCGTTCTCAAAATAAAAGGGCAAGCCAATACACCTTATGAAAAGGACTTGCTTTGGGACAAAATAAAGCAGTTGGGCGGCGAGAATGCTTCAGATGTAAAGGCAAATATTACCGTTGCCGATGATTCGGTTTATCACAGGCACACGGTTACCAGCGGGGAATCTTTAAGTAAAATTGCTAAGCACTATTATGGTGATGCCATGAAGTACAAGCAAATTTTCGAAGCGAATACCAATATATTAAAAAATCCGGATGTGATTCATCCCGATCAGGTTTTGGTTATTCCGAACCCATAG